From a single Microbacterium murale genomic region:
- a CDS encoding ABC transporter ATP-binding protein has product MPETLLKVENLNKVYDSATGRVEAIGDISFTMNRGELVCIVGPSGCGKTTLLKCIAGLLRPTAGDVQLDGRRVTSPPEKMALVFQEYGRSLYPWLTVRGNVELPLKHKKLSKAERTQLVDDALLAVGLDHAAKSYPWQLSGGMQQRVAIARAVAYQPEVLIMDEPFAAVDAQTRADLEDLVRTLHSERGMSILFVTHDIDESVYLGERVIVLSKSPTWVQEDLAIDLAPERDQITTRALPRFTELRTHVYEQIQRAKRGEAVRSNA; this is encoded by the coding sequence GTGCCTGAGACGCTTCTGAAGGTGGAGAACCTCAACAAGGTCTACGACTCGGCCACCGGTCGCGTCGAGGCGATCGGTGACATCAGCTTCACGATGAATCGCGGCGAGCTCGTATGCATCGTCGGTCCGTCCGGCTGCGGCAAGACCACGCTGCTGAAGTGCATCGCGGGCCTCCTGCGTCCCACCGCGGGCGACGTGCAGCTCGACGGCAGACGGGTCACCTCTCCCCCCGAGAAGATGGCGCTCGTGTTCCAGGAGTACGGCCGCAGCCTCTACCCGTGGCTGACCGTGCGCGGCAACGTCGAGCTGCCCCTCAAGCACAAGAAGCTCTCGAAGGCGGAGCGCACGCAGCTGGTCGATGACGCACTGCTGGCTGTGGGACTCGACCACGCTGCCAAGAGCTACCCGTGGCAGCTTTCGGGCGGAATGCAGCAGCGCGTGGCGATCGCGAGAGCGGTCGCCTACCAGCCCGAGGTGCTGATCATGGACGAGCCCTTCGCCGCGGTCGACGCTCAGACGCGCGCCGACCTCGAGGATCTGGTGCGCACGCTCCACTCCGAACGGGGGATGTCGATCCTGTTCGTGACGCACGACATCGACGAGTCCGTCTATCTGGGCGAGCGCGTGATCGTGCTCTCGAAGTCGCCGACCTGGGTGCAGGAGGATCTCGCGATCGATCTGGCGCCAGAGCGCGATCAGATCACCACCAGGGCGCTGCCTCGG